The Mesorhizobium sp. B1-1-8 genome contains a region encoding:
- a CDS encoding Nramp family divalent metal transporter: MSDVVSRSSWRFARPDEAEQPSLREVNATISVPQTGLWFRRLFAFMGPGYMVSVGYMDPGNWATDLAGGAQFGYTLLFVIMLSNLMAILLQALAARLGIATGRDLAQACRAYYPRPVNLLLWIACELAIIACDLAEVIGTAIALQLLFGIPLIGGALITALDAFLVLMLMNRGFRYLEAFVVALLIIIFGCFAIQILVAAPPAGSILHSMFVPSSEIVTNPAMLYIAIGIIGATVMPHNLYLHSSIVQTRAYERTDAGKRDAIKWATADSTIALMLALFVNATILIVSAVAFHNSGHQNVAEIGQAFELLSPLLGLSIASILFAVALLASGLNSTVTATLAGQIVMEGFLRLRIPQWARRLLTRGVAIVPVVIVTALYGEKGTGQLLVFSQVILSMQLPFAVVPLVQFVSDKKKMGNFAIPRGVAALAWVVASIILVLNFKLLYDAFAG, translated from the coding sequence ATGTCTGACGTTGTGTCCCGTTCTTCATGGCGTTTTGCGCGGCCCGATGAGGCCGAGCAGCCGAGCCTGCGCGAGGTCAACGCCACGATCTCCGTGCCACAGACGGGACTCTGGTTCCGCCGCCTGTTCGCCTTCATGGGCCCAGGCTACATGGTTTCGGTCGGCTATATGGACCCGGGCAACTGGGCGACCGACCTCGCCGGCGGCGCCCAGTTCGGCTACACGCTGCTGTTCGTCATCATGCTGTCGAACCTGATGGCGATCCTGCTGCAGGCGCTGGCCGCGCGCCTCGGCATCGCTACCGGCCGCGATCTCGCGCAGGCCTGCCGCGCCTACTATCCGCGCCCGGTCAATCTCCTGCTCTGGATCGCCTGCGAGTTGGCGATCATCGCCTGCGACCTCGCCGAGGTGATCGGCACCGCGATCGCGCTGCAGCTTCTGTTCGGCATTCCGCTGATCGGCGGCGCCCTCATCACCGCGCTCGATGCCTTCCTGGTGCTGATGTTGATGAACAGGGGCTTCCGCTACCTCGAGGCATTCGTCGTGGCGCTGCTGATCATCATCTTCGGCTGCTTTGCCATCCAGATACTCGTCGCCGCCCCGCCGGCCGGCTCGATCCTGCATTCGATGTTCGTGCCGTCCTCCGAGATCGTCACCAACCCGGCGATGCTCTACATCGCCATCGGCATCATCGGCGCCACCGTGATGCCGCACAATCTCTATCTGCATTCCTCGATCGTGCAGACCCGCGCCTATGAACGCACCGACGCCGGAAAGCGCGACGCCATCAAATGGGCGACGGCGGACTCCACCATCGCGCTGATGCTGGCCCTCTTCGTCAACGCCACCATCCTGATCGTCTCGGCGGTGGCGTTCCACAACAGCGGCCATCAGAACGTCGCGGAGATAGGCCAGGCTTTCGAGCTCTTGTCGCCGCTGCTCGGCTTGAGCATTGCCTCGATCCTGTTCGCGGTGGCGCTGCTTGCCTCCGGCCTCAACTCGACGGTCACGGCCACGCTTGCCGGCCAGATCGTAATGGAAGGTTTTCTGCGCCTGCGTATCCCGCAATGGGCGCGCCGCCTGCTGACGCGCGGTGTCGCCATTGTCCCCGTGGTGATCGTCACGGCGCTCTATGGCGAGAAGGGCACCGGCCAGTTGCTGGTGTTCAGCCAAGTGATCCTGTCGATGCAACTGCCCTTCGCGGTGGTGCCGCTGGTCCAGTTCGTCTCTGACAAGAAGAAGATGGGCAATTTCGCCATTCCGCGCGGCGTTGCTGCGTTGGCCTGGGTTGTCGCCTCAATCATCCTGGTGCTCAATTTCAAGCTGCTTTACGACGCCTTCGCCGGCTGA
- the mntR gene encoding manganese-binding transcriptional regulator MntR produces the protein MALRNRPVRREKPLPDAEAHSEGFRQTREARRSALVEDYVELIADLIEDGNEARQVDIAARLGVAQPTVAKMLTRLCADGLVSRKPYRGVFLTEAGRKVAKESRVRHQTVEAFLRSLGVSAETARIDAEGIEHHVSAETLEAFRRAMTSAR, from the coding sequence TTGGCGCTGAGGAACAGACCGGTTCGACGCGAAAAGCCGCTTCCCGATGCCGAGGCTCATTCGGAAGGGTTCCGGCAGACGCGTGAGGCGCGCCGCAGCGCGCTGGTCGAGGACTATGTCGAACTGATCGCCGACCTGATCGAGGACGGCAACGAGGCGCGCCAGGTCGATATCGCGGCGCGGCTCGGCGTCGCCCAGCCGACGGTGGCGAAAATGCTGACCAGGCTGTGCGCCGACGGGCTGGTTTCGAGAAAACCTTATCGCGGAGTGTTCCTGACCGAGGCCGGCCGCAAGGTCGCCAAGGAGAGCCGTGTCAGGCATCAGACGGTGGAAGCCTTCCTGCGCTCGCTGGGCGTCAGCGCCGAGACGGCGCGCATCGATGCCGAGGGCATAGAGCACCATGTCAGCGCCGAGACGCTCGAGGCTTTTCGCAGGGCGATGACGTCCGCACGCTGA
- a CDS encoding neutral zinc metallopeptidase: protein MLWRGRRQSDNIEDERSDSGGGGFGGGSPGQFRIPIGGRAGGGSSIIFVILVVLAGWYFGFDPSQILGDGGGLLPGGGGQITDNSGAPDSTGAPANDEMKQFVATVLADTEETWTGIFKSEGLTYEDPKLVLFSGQTRSACGFASSAAGPFYCPGNHKVYLDMTFFQQLDQQFGASGEFARAYVIAHEVGHHVQNLTGIMQKFNQMRQGASEAEANQMSVRIELQADCFAGVWAHYTAKKGILEQGDMESALNAAKQIGDDTLQKKMQGYVVPESFNHGTSQQRQTWLARGYKNGRLSDCDTFNNPV, encoded by the coding sequence ATGCTTTGGAGAGGCCGCCGTCAGAGCGACAATATCGAGGACGAGCGCAGCGACAGCGGTGGCGGCGGCTTCGGCGGCGGCAGCCCTGGCCAGTTCCGCATTCCGATCGGCGGCCGGGCCGGCGGCGGCTCGAGCATCATTTTTGTCATCCTGGTCGTCCTCGCCGGATGGTATTTCGGCTTTGATCCGTCGCAGATCCTGGGCGACGGCGGCGGGCTGCTGCCGGGCGGCGGTGGCCAGATCACCGACAACAGCGGCGCGCCCGACAGCACCGGCGCTCCGGCCAACGATGAGATGAAGCAATTCGTGGCGACAGTGCTGGCCGACACCGAGGAAACCTGGACCGGCATCTTCAAGTCCGAAGGTCTAACCTATGAGGACCCGAAGCTCGTGCTGTTCAGCGGCCAGACGCGTTCCGCCTGCGGCTTCGCTTCTTCGGCGGCAGGGCCTTTTTATTGCCCCGGCAACCACAAGGTCTATCTCGACATGACCTTCTTCCAGCAACTCGACCAGCAGTTCGGCGCTTCCGGAGAGTTCGCCCGAGCCTATGTGATCGCGCATGAGGTCGGCCATCACGTGCAGAACCTCACCGGCATCATGCAGAAGTTCAACCAGATGCGCCAGGGCGCGAGCGAGGCCGAGGCCAACCAGATGTCGGTGCGGATCGAGCTCCAGGCCGACTGTTTTGCCGGTGTCTGGGCGCACTACACGGCGAAGAAGGGCATATTGGAGCAGGGCGACATGGAAAGCGCGCTGAACGCCGCCAAGCAGATCGGCGACGACACGCTGCAGAAGAAGATGCAGGGCTATGTCGTGCCGGAAAGCTTCAACCACGGCACCTCGCAGCAGCGGCAGACATGGCTGGCGCGCGGCTATAAGAACGGCAGGCTTTCGGACTGCGATACGTTCAACAATCCGGTCTGA
- a CDS encoding TCR/Tet family MFS transporter yields MIDPKTARRGLALVFSTLLLDIIGFGIIMPVLPAYLQELTGVGVSEAAIEGGWLFFVYAAMQFFFAPVMGGLSDRFGRRPILLASVLTFSIDNLICAVAWSYPMLFIGRVLAGISGASYSTTSAFIADISTDENRAKNFGLLGIAFGVGFVIGPVLGGLLGTFGPRVPFYFAAGLALVNFLIATFFLPETLDEKHRRRFEWKRANPVGTLIQMRNYQGIGWIGLVFFLMTLGHMMYPAVWSFVSTYRYGWNQQQIGFSLGAFGLCGAIIMATVLPRVIPMLGEWRTAAIGLTFTALSAFGYAFSTQGWMIYAVIVAGCLEALADPPLRSLAAAKVPPSAQGELQGAMTSIFSITSIVTPLLYTGIFSWFTGPSAPVVFGGAPYVLGAIFLTLAVIVFVTKVAKPTPKEVERMHTQEAVTDTA; encoded by the coding sequence ATGATCGATCCCAAAACCGCCAGGCGGGGCCTTGCGCTCGTTTTTTCCACGCTGCTGCTCGACATTATCGGCTTCGGCATCATCATGCCGGTGCTGCCGGCCTATCTGCAGGAATTGACCGGGGTCGGCGTCAGCGAGGCGGCGATCGAGGGTGGCTGGCTGTTCTTTGTCTACGCGGCGATGCAGTTCTTCTTCGCGCCCGTCATGGGAGGCTTGAGCGACCGTTTCGGCCGGCGGCCGATCCTGCTTGCCTCGGTGCTCACCTTTTCCATCGACAATCTGATTTGCGCCGTCGCCTGGTCCTACCCGATGCTGTTCATCGGGCGCGTGCTGGCCGGCATTTCGGGCGCCAGCTATTCGACGACATCGGCCTTCATCGCCGACATCTCGACCGACGAGAACCGGGCCAAGAATTTCGGCCTGCTCGGCATCGCCTTCGGCGTCGGCTTCGTCATCGGGCCGGTTTTGGGCGGGCTGCTCGGCACGTTCGGGCCGCGCGTGCCGTTCTATTTCGCAGCCGGGCTTGCCCTGGTGAATTTCCTGATCGCGACGTTCTTCCTGCCGGAAACGCTGGACGAAAAGCACCGCCGCCGCTTCGAATGGAAGCGCGCCAATCCCGTCGGCACGCTCATCCAGATGCGCAATTACCAGGGCATCGGCTGGATCGGGCTGGTCTTTTTCCTGATGACGCTTGGTCACATGATGTATCCAGCGGTATGGTCGTTCGTCTCCACCTACCGCTATGGCTGGAACCAACAGCAGATCGGCTTCTCGCTCGGCGCCTTCGGCCTGTGCGGAGCGATCATCATGGCGACGGTATTGCCACGGGTCATTCCCATGCTCGGCGAATGGAGGACGGCGGCGATCGGCCTGACCTTCACCGCGCTCAGCGCCTTCGGCTATGCGTTTTCGACGCAAGGCTGGATGATCTATGCCGTCATCGTCGCCGGCTGCCTGGAGGCGCTGGCAGACCCACCTCTGAGAAGCCTCGCCGCCGCCAAGGTGCCGCCCTCGGCGCAGGGCGAGCTGCAGGGCGCGATGACCTCGATCTTCTCGATCACCTCGATCGTCACGCCGCTGCTCTATACGGGGATATTTTCCTGGTTCACCGGACCGAGCGCACCGGTGGTGTTCGGCGGTGCGCCTTACGTGCTCGGCGCGATTTTCTTGACGCTAGCGGTCATCGTCTTCGTCACCAAAGTGGCTAAGCCGACGCCGAAGGAAGTCGAGCGCATGCACACCCAGGAGGCTGTGACGGACACGGCTTGA
- the carA gene encoding glutamine-hydrolyzing carbamoyl-phosphate synthase small subunit — protein sequence MATTAPWVTEKPTALLVLADGMVIEGRGLGATGSAVAEVCFNTALTGYEEILTDPSYAGQIVTFTFPHIGNIGTNDEDIEDLHPLARAGAVGAVFKADVTNPSNYRAAGHLDQWLKKRGIVALSGIDTRALTALIREKGMPNAVIAHAPDGVFDIDDLKRRAAAWSGLIGLDLAKEVTSGQSSVWRETPWIWNEGFGEQDEPTMHVVAIDYGVKRNILRLLAGLGVKVTVVPAKTGAEEILAMQPDGIFLSNGPGDPEATGEYAVPVIQDLLKTELPVFGICLGHQMLALALGGRTEKMHQGHHGANHPVKDHTTGKVEIVSMNHGFAVDADSLPDGIEETHVSLFDGSNCGIALTGRPVFSVQHHPEASPGPQDSHYLFRRFVNLIRERRSEPALAERG from the coding sequence ATGGCCACCACCGCCCCCTGGGTCACCGAAAAGCCGACCGCCCTTCTGGTGCTCGCCGACGGTATGGTGATCGAAGGGCGTGGCCTGGGCGCAACCGGATCGGCCGTCGCCGAAGTGTGTTTCAACACCGCGCTTACAGGTTACGAGGAGATCCTCACCGATCCCTCCTATGCCGGCCAGATCGTCACCTTCACCTTCCCGCATATCGGAAATATCGGCACCAACGACGAGGACATCGAGGATTTGCACCCGCTTGCCCGCGCGGGCGCCGTCGGCGCCGTCTTCAAGGCCGATGTAACCAACCCGTCGAACTACCGCGCCGCCGGACATCTCGACCAGTGGCTGAAGAAGCGCGGTATCGTGGCGCTCTCGGGTATCGATACCCGCGCCTTGACCGCGCTGATCCGTGAAAAGGGCATGCCGAATGCCGTCATCGCCCATGCGCCCGACGGCGTCTTCGACATCGACGATCTGAAGCGGCGCGCCGCGGCCTGGTCGGGCCTGATCGGGCTAGACCTTGCCAAGGAAGTCACCTCCGGCCAGTCCTCGGTCTGGCGCGAGACGCCCTGGATCTGGAACGAAGGTTTTGGTGAGCAGGACGAGCCGACGATGCACGTCGTGGCCATCGACTATGGCGTCAAGCGCAACATCCTGCGCCTGCTCGCCGGTCTCGGCGTCAAGGTCACCGTCGTGCCGGCCAAGACCGGAGCGGAAGAGATCCTGGCCATGCAGCCGGACGGGATTTTTCTCTCCAACGGGCCCGGCGATCCGGAAGCGACCGGCGAATATGCCGTTCCGGTCATCCAGGACCTGCTCAAGACCGAGCTTCCGGTGTTCGGCATCTGCCTCGGCCACCAGATGCTGGCGCTGGCGCTCGGCGGCAGGACCGAGAAGATGCACCAGGGCCATCACGGCGCCAATCATCCGGTCAAGGATCACACCACCGGCAAGGTGGAGATCGTCTCGATGAACCATGGCTTCGCCGTCGACGCCGACTCGCTGCCCGATGGCATCGAGGAAACCCATGTCTCGCTCTTCGACGGTTCCAATTGCGGCATCGCGCTGACCGGCCGGCCGGTGTTCTCGGTCCAGCATCACCCCGAGGCCTCGCCCGGCCCGCAGGATTCGCACTACCTCTTCCGCCGCTTCGTCAATCTCATCCGCGAGCGGCGCAGCGAGCCAGCGCTGGCCGAGCGGGGGTGA
- a CDS encoding GatB/YqeY domain-containing protein → MREKIAESLKSAMKAQDKHRLPTLRLIQAAIHDRDIANRGAGKPAASEEEILQILAKMVKQREESAKAFEDGKRPELAAQERGEMEIIRGFLPTQLDDAAVTAAAQEAIAATGAASQKDMGKVIGALKQKYAGQMDFAKASAIVKGLLQ, encoded by the coding sequence ATGCGCGAAAAAATCGCCGAATCCCTGAAGAGCGCGATGAAGGCGCAGGACAAGCACCGCCTGCCGACTCTCAGGCTGATCCAGGCCGCCATCCACGATCGCGACATCGCCAATCGCGGCGCCGGCAAGCCGGCGGCGAGCGAGGAGGAGATACTGCAGATCCTGGCCAAGATGGTGAAGCAGCGCGAGGAATCGGCCAAGGCCTTCGAAGACGGCAAGCGGCCGGAACTGGCGGCGCAGGAGCGCGGCGAGATGGAGATCATCCGCGGCTTCCTGCCGACGCAGCTCGACGATGCCGCGGTGACGGCGGCGGCGCAGGAAGCGATCGCTGCGACCGGAGCGGCCAGCCAGAAGGACATGGGCAAGGTGATCGGCGCGCTGAAGCAGAAATATGCCGGCCAGATGGACTTCGCCAAGGCCAGCGCCATCGTCAAGGGACTGCTGCAGTAA
- a CDS encoding GNAT family N-acetyltransferase, translated as MVEIVKPALEHLPSYKAALERGWSPDNVRLLEATREQLAAIADDPVAFLASLDDREAKGPPITLPDGKQVPRIPGYRRWIWDGEAAGSIGFRWQPGTSALPSHVLGHIGYAVVPWKRGRGYATEALRLMLDEARVVGLDYVEITAKPGNPASHKVITANGGRLVERFFEDAAYGGAESLRFRIDL; from the coding sequence ATGGTTGAAATCGTCAAACCTGCACTCGAGCATCTGCCGTCCTACAAGGCCGCGCTGGAACGCGGCTGGTCGCCGGACAATGTGCGGCTGCTCGAAGCGACGCGCGAGCAGCTCGCGGCGATCGCGGATGATCCGGTGGCGTTCCTGGCCAGCCTCGACGACCGCGAGGCGAAGGGGCCGCCGATAACGCTGCCGGATGGCAAGCAGGTGCCGCGCATACCCGGGTACCGGCGCTGGATCTGGGATGGCGAGGCCGCCGGCTCGATCGGCTTTCGCTGGCAGCCGGGCACGTCCGCGCTGCCTTCACATGTGCTTGGCCATATCGGCTACGCTGTGGTGCCGTGGAAGCGTGGCCGCGGCTATGCGACCGAGGCGCTGCGCCTGATGCTGGACGAGGCAAGGGTGGTGGGCCTCGACTATGTCGAGATCACCGCAAAGCCCGGCAATCCGGCATCGCACAAAGTGATAACAGCCAATGGCGGCAGGCTGGTGGAGCGCTTCTTCGAGGACGCCGCCTATGGCGGCGCCGAGAGTCTGCGGTTCCGGATCGATCTTTAG
- a CDS encoding MFS transporter, protein MLPLIALFIAAFAFGTTEFVIAGVLPEVAQGLGVSIPTAGYLVSGYACGIAIGGPLLALATSKVPRKMLLLGLVIAFAIGQVACALAPDFTSMLVLRIAIAVAHGAYFGVAMVVAVGLVREDQRGVAVAVILSGLTVSNVIGVPAGTAIGSLWGWRATFWVMGALGIVAIIAMLALLPRTAGCATRPAGLAREVRVLGRQQVWTSLILMLMLMIGQFGLFTYITPTLLEVTGLDPSLIPWVLLLNGVGATIGVFLGGRLADWKLMPSLITMLFLQALMLAVIYAVSPYPVPMVIAIVIWGGLNFAIGAPIQTRILAWTADAANLASSLIPSGFNVGIALAASLGAAMLNAGYGYRSLPLAGTLAMLVAVVVALASQAWEWRSQATPPLPAAAE, encoded by the coding sequence ATGCTGCCGCTGATTGCCCTGTTCATCGCCGCCTTCGCCTTCGGCACCACCGAATTCGTCATTGCCGGCGTGTTGCCGGAGGTGGCGCAAGGCCTCGGCGTTTCGATCCCGACCGCCGGTTATCTGGTGTCCGGCTATGCTTGCGGCATTGCGATTGGTGGCCCGCTGCTTGCCCTCGCCACCAGCAAGGTACCGCGAAAGATGCTGCTGCTAGGGCTGGTGATCGCCTTCGCTATCGGTCAGGTGGCCTGCGCGCTCGCGCCAGACTTCACCTCGATGCTTGTCCTGCGCATCGCCATTGCCGTGGCGCATGGCGCCTATTTCGGCGTCGCCATGGTTGTCGCGGTCGGCCTGGTGCGCGAGGACCAGCGCGGCGTCGCGGTTGCCGTCATCCTGTCGGGGCTGACCGTCTCCAATGTCATCGGCGTGCCCGCCGGCACCGCCATCGGCAGCCTGTGGGGCTGGCGCGCGACCTTCTGGGTCATGGGCGCGCTTGGCATTGTCGCGATCATCGCCATGCTTGCGCTGCTGCCGCGCACGGCCGGCTGCGCAACCCGGCCGGCCGGGTTGGCACGCGAGGTGCGCGTGCTTGGCCGCCAGCAGGTCTGGACCTCGCTCATTCTGATGCTGATGCTGATGATCGGCCAGTTCGGCCTCTTCACCTACATCACGCCGACACTGCTCGAGGTCACCGGCCTCGACCCGAGTCTTATTCCCTGGGTGCTGCTGCTCAACGGTGTCGGCGCCACGATCGGCGTCTTTCTCGGCGGCAGGCTCGCCGACTGGAAGCTGATGCCTTCGCTGATCACCATGCTGTTCCTGCAGGCGCTGATGCTTGCCGTCATCTACGCCGTCAGCCCCTATCCTGTGCCGATGGTCATCGCGATCGTCATCTGGGGCGGGCTCAACTTCGCCATCGGCGCACCGATCCAGACCCGTATCCTCGCCTGGACCGCCGATGCCGCGAACCTCGCCTCTTCCTTGATCCCGTCTGGCTTCAATGTCGGCATCGCGCTCGCCGCCTCGCTGGGCGCGGCGATGCTGAATGCCGGCTACGGCTACCGCAGCCTGCCGCTCGCCGGCACCCTGGCCATGCTGGTGGCGGTGGTGGTGGCGCTTGCCTCGCAAGCCTGGGAATGGCGCAGCCAAGCGACGCCGCCGCTGCCTGCCGCGGCCGAGTAG
- a CDS encoding DUF2061 domain-containing protein, with protein MDTHSRSFAKALSWRATGTIDTMIISLVVTGSIKLAATIGLTEVVTKSLLYYLHERAWLKIPYGRKTERNP; from the coding sequence ATGGACACGCATTCGCGCAGCTTCGCCAAGGCGCTTTCCTGGCGCGCCACCGGGACGATCGACACCATGATCATCTCGCTGGTGGTGACCGGCAGCATCAAGCTCGCCGCCACTATCGGCCTCACCGAAGTCGTGACCAAGTCGCTGCTCTATTATCTCCACGAGCGGGCGTGGCTGAAAATCCCCTATGGGCGCAAAACGGAGCGCAATCCCTGA
- a CDS encoding Na/Pi cotransporter family protein — MSGSVVLLHLAGAVALMLFATRMVKTGVERAYGDVLRHRLRDTMRNPLMAVLAGCGLAIALQSSTAVTLLVGSFAGAGIVSGAAGQLAVRGAEIGSALVVKLLTFDLSLLVPLCLVAGTVMFMATERRDWRQFGRILVGIGLLLLSLQMIGQASEPLRQSTLMPMIVSYFSGDPVSAYLLAALVTWLFHSSIAAVLLLVTLAGRGFIPPELGIVLVLGVNLGSSIIAPLLTRNADPAVRVVPIGNLLMRGMGSLVMLALFMTIKPPVAFLGATGPDQIVNAHILFNVIILLTGLPLAGLVYRVSAKIVSLGTRPAVAATLDVIELSALNESALDTPSQALANATREVVRVCETVEIMLKRIIELYESADTDKIKALAALDDRVDSKHAAIKLYLAKVTLNPLGEYEALRCQELIGACVKLEQVGDIIVRNMLVHVRKKLERGLEFTPEGWRELCAFHASVLANARLAFNVLVSRDPETARQLVLEKDLLREREKETSASHFVRLRDGAARSVETSSIHLDTIRDLKQINSLLASIAYPVLEERGLLGGSRLKAS; from the coding sequence ATGAGCGGATCCGTCGTCCTTCTGCATCTCGCCGGCGCGGTGGCCCTGATGCTGTTTGCCACCCGCATGGTCAAAACGGGCGTCGAGCGCGCCTATGGCGATGTGCTGCGCCACAGGCTGCGCGACACCATGCGCAATCCGCTTATGGCGGTCCTGGCCGGCTGCGGTCTCGCGATCGCGCTGCAGAGTTCGACCGCCGTCACGCTCCTGGTCGGCTCCTTCGCCGGCGCCGGCATCGTATCGGGCGCCGCCGGACAGCTTGCCGTGCGCGGCGCCGAGATCGGCTCGGCGTTGGTCGTCAAGCTGCTCACGTTCGATCTTTCCCTGCTGGTGCCGCTTTGTCTGGTCGCCGGGACCGTGATGTTCATGGCCACCGAGCGGCGCGATTGGCGCCAGTTCGGCCGCATTCTGGTCGGCATCGGCCTGCTGCTGCTTTCGCTGCAAATGATCGGCCAGGCGTCCGAACCGCTACGCCAGAGCACGCTGATGCCGATGATCGTCAGCTATTTCTCCGGCGATCCGGTCAGCGCCTATCTGCTTGCGGCGCTCGTCACCTGGCTGTTCCACTCCTCGATCGCCGCCGTGCTGTTGCTGGTGACGCTGGCCGGCCGTGGCTTCATTCCGCCCGAACTCGGCATCGTGCTGGTGCTCGGCGTCAATCTCGGCTCCTCGATCATCGCGCCTCTCCTCACCCGCAATGCCGATCCAGCCGTTCGCGTCGTGCCGATCGGCAATCTCCTGATGCGCGGCATGGGCTCGCTCGTCATGCTCGCCCTGTTCATGACGATCAAGCCGCCGGTCGCCTTTCTGGGCGCGACCGGGCCGGACCAGATCGTCAACGCCCACATCCTCTTCAACGTGATCATCCTGCTTACCGGTCTGCCGCTTGCCGGCCTCGTCTACCGTGTCTCGGCGAAGATCGTATCACTGGGCACAAGGCCGGCGGTGGCCGCAACGCTCGACGTCATCGAACTGTCTGCGCTGAACGAAAGCGCGCTCGATACGCCAAGCCAGGCGCTCGCCAATGCTACGCGCGAGGTGGTGCGGGTCTGCGAGACGGTCGAGATCATGCTGAAGCGCATCATCGAACTCTATGAGAGCGCCGATACTGACAAGATCAAGGCGCTTGCCGCCTTGGACGACCGGGTCGACAGCAAACACGCGGCGATCAAGCTCTACCTTGCCAAGGTCACGCTGAACCCGCTCGGCGAGTATGAGGCGCTGCGCTGCCAGGAACTGATCGGCGCCTGCGTCAAGCTGGAGCAGGTCGGCGACATCATCGTGCGCAACATGCTGGTGCATGTGAGGAAGAAGCTGGAGCGCGGCCTGGAATTCACGCCTGAAGGCTGGCGTGAGCTCTGCGCCTTCCATGCTTCGGTGCTCGCCAACGCGCGACTGGCTTTCAACGTGCTGGTCTCGCGCGATCCCGAAACCGCCCGACAGCTGGTGCTGGAAAAGGATTTGCTGCGCGAGCGCGAGAAGGAGACCAGCGCCAGCCATTTCGTGCGGCTGCGTGACGGCGCCGCCCGCAGCGTCGAGACCAGTTCCATCCATCTGGATACCATTCGCGACCTCAAGCAGATCAACTCGCTGCTTGCCTCGATTGCTTATCCCGTGCTCGAGGAGCGCGGACTGCTCGGCGGCTCACGGCTGAAGGCAAGTTAG
- a CDS encoding RcnB family protein: MKRLILSAVAASMLAASVVSGQAAPLNQPSAPQSNYTKVDWQKPGTNRDVKKRVIIKKKVVLKRNNWRNGQRYSDWRRHQAIRDWHRYGLRRPGPGQEWIRVGNDYVLVSIVSGIIFGAIAAH; the protein is encoded by the coding sequence ATGAAGCGTCTCATACTTTCAGCCGTCGCCGCCTCGATGCTGGCTGCCTCGGTCGTTTCGGGCCAGGCCGCGCCGCTCAATCAGCCGAGCGCGCCGCAGTCGAATTACACGAAGGTCGACTGGCAGAAGCCCGGCACAAATCGCGACGTGAAGAAGCGTGTCATCATCAAGAAGAAGGTCGTCTTGAAGCGGAACAACTGGCGCAACGGCCAGCGCTATTCCGACTGGCGGCGTCACCAGGCGATCCGCGACTGGCACCGCTACGGCCTGCGCCGCCCGGGCCCCGGCCAGGAGTGGATCCGCGTCGGCAACGACTATGTGCTGGTCAGCATTGTCTCGGGCATCATCTTCGGCGCCATCGCGGCGCACTAA